In one Pseudophryne corroboree isolate aPseCor3 unplaced genomic scaffold, aPseCor3.hap2 scaffold_227, whole genome shotgun sequence genomic region, the following are encoded:
- the LOC135009415 gene encoding uncharacterized protein LOC135009415, which produces MNVVADIQEGQNPSTVQRVHTLASEIGTRQDTYTNVVGSRLDNIERTMEKMSNNLHELQKTISDSTATILQIIIEDRRENRNILNIMSDSLVKLVEKNTCLAESNKNMSDSHRHSASSQQVMATTLQMIYDKLPVPAHQHAGDPPYPPSQATRTHRTLPQVPSQYSQSQMYQGYTGMYPTPQMPPPPAAHSSTAWAPRASRHTPQPPRTSTPYQGEEEDPDRLPP; this is translated from the coding sequence atgaatgtggtggcagacatccaggaagggcagaatccctcaactgttcagagggttcacaccctggcatcagagattgggacacgccaggatacatacacaaatgttgtgggaagcagactggacaacattgagaggacaatggagaaaatgtccaacaatctgcatgaactgcagaagactatttccgacagcacggccacaatactacagatCATAATTGAAGATCGTAGGGAGAATAGGAACATACTTAACATCATGTCCGATTCCTTGGTCAAGCTTGTGGAAAAAAACACATGTTTGGCAGAAAGCAATAAGAACATGTCGGATAGTCATCGACACTCCGCTTCCAGCCAACAGGTCatggcaaccacactgcagatgatctatgataagctcccagtaccagctcatcaacacgctggtgatccaccatatccgccgtctcaagccacaaggacgcatcgtacccttcctcaagtcccatcccagtacagtcagtcacagatgtaccagggatatacagggatgtaccccaccccccagatgcctccaccaccagccGCACATTCTTCAACAGCATGGGCACCGAGGGCCAGTCGACatactccccagcctcccaggacatccacgccctatcagggggaagaagaggatccggacagacttccaccataa